One Pantoea eucalypti genomic region harbors:
- the speE gene encoding polyamine aminopropyltransferase has protein sequence MAQNETWYETLHAGFGQYFTVDKELYREKTAHQDLIIFENAAMGRVMALDGVVQTTERDEFIYHEMMTHVPLLAHGAAKSVLIIGGGDGAMLREVSRHPEVEKITMVEIDAGVVTFCRQYLPNHNAGAYDDPRFTLVIDDGVNFVNQTQEKFDVIISDCTDPIGPGESLFTSEFYAGCKASLNENGIFVAQNGVCFLQQDEAVNSHRKLSHYFGDVSFYQAAIPTYYGGIMTFAWASDNPALRQLDTATLQTRFKAAGLTCRYYTPAIHTGSFALPQYLLNALSAAC, from the coding sequence ATGGCCCAAAATGAAACGTGGTATGAAACCCTTCATGCTGGTTTTGGCCAGTATTTCACGGTAGACAAAGAGCTTTACCGTGAAAAGACTGCGCATCAGGATTTAATCATTTTCGAAAATGCCGCAATGGGCCGTGTTATGGCGCTGGACGGCGTTGTTCAGACCACCGAACGCGACGAATTTATCTATCATGAAATGATGACTCACGTTCCACTGCTGGCGCATGGCGCGGCGAAGAGCGTCCTGATTATCGGCGGCGGCGATGGCGCAATGCTGCGTGAAGTATCACGTCATCCGGAAGTCGAAAAGATTACTATGGTGGAGATCGATGCGGGCGTCGTAACCTTCTGTCGCCAGTATCTGCCAAACCACAATGCAGGCGCCTATGACGACCCACGCTTTACGCTGGTGATTGATGACGGCGTTAATTTCGTCAATCAGACCCAGGAAAAATTCGATGTCATCATCTCTGACTGTACGGATCCAATTGGTCCGGGCGAGAGTCTGTTTACCTCCGAATTTTATGCGGGTTGCAAAGCGTCCCTTAATGAAAATGGCATCTTCGTGGCGCAGAATGGCGTCTGCTTCCTTCAGCAGGATGAAGCCGTCAACAGCCATCGCAAGCTGAGCCACTATTTTGGCGATGTCAGTTTCTATCAGGCGGCGATTCCGACCTACTACGGCGGTATTATGACCTTTGCCTGGGCGAGTGATAATCCGGCGCTGCGCCAGCTTGATACCGCCACTCTGCAGACACGTTTCAAGGCTGCTGGCCTGACCTGCCGTTATTACACACCAGCGATTCATACCGGCAGCTTTGCTCTGCCTCAATATCTGTTAAATGCTTTATCTGCCGCGTGCTGA